A genomic segment from Lineus longissimus chromosome 15, tnLinLong1.2, whole genome shotgun sequence encodes:
- the LOC135499514 gene encoding N-acetylated-alpha-linked acidic dipeptidase 2-like, whose product MYRVPLMSAEYTTNGLTSHGSDSEEEAEWSDRDFVHLVATGMSDHSDRRKQKVRRKCLVITVIFGLLALGLGIVIGYFCAAHIVPASGVTNPTRDADPTIAKKLMEEMKPENIEKYLRNLTTHPHLAGTPADLRQAEQLKAFWESVGFDSVKITPYDVLLSYPNKTIPNKIVLLDENGKAVHTSQLKEKILEPDQDQKDVVPPFNAYSYAGNPSGDLVYVNYGRYEDFKYLMETAAIDVKGKIAIARYGKIFRGDKVTFAEKYGCIGVILYSDPDDYAPATAGDVAVYPNGWWLPGTGVQRGTLFLDRGDPLTPGYPSIDSAYRLSINETGIPTIPVHPIGYDDARQFLKHLAGKEVPADWKGTLNVTYRFGPGFQNPKWKIQVDVYSIMERRTTYNVLGTIRGAIEPDRYVLVGNHRDAWVFGAADPSSGTATMMEMSRAFAQVVKSGWRPRRSIIFCSWGAEEHGLVGSTEWVEDYAKNLAARSVAYLNVDIAVQGNYSFRAKCIPSLYDALLHAAKVTPNPNPAEVAAGRKTVYDTWRASFPGTGDRPRLLKLGSGSDFAHFLCFLGIPGIDLRYTYDEIKYKVSSYPLYHTVYETFRLMKKFIDSDFQYHLAVSRSWGEMARNLADSLILPLNFRDYATELEGYFNDFSKAYKDLLDSQKIKLDEFKSAINNFTKAANNFHKRVEKMDRTNPFDVRKVNDQMLQVERAFINPEGLPGRPITRHVIFAPSKTNSYAGASFPGLVDSLFEIDTHPEQWKVFKKHLSVVIHLVRSAASMLNDVVEFYV is encoded by the exons ATGTATCGGGTTCCCCTAATGAGTGCAGAGTACACAACCAATGGTCTGACGTCTCATGGATCAGACTCGGAAGAAGAAGCGGAGTGGTCAGATCGTGATTTCGTCCATCTTGTTGCAACAGGCATGAGTGATCACAGCGATAGACGAAAACAGAAAGTGCGAAGAAAATGTCTTGTGATTACAGTGATTTTTGGTTTGCTTGCCTTAGGACTTGGTATAGTGATAGGATATTTTTGTGCAGCCCATATTGTGCCGGCATCGGGAGTGACTAATCCGACACGAGATGCTGACCCGACAATAGCTAAGAAACTGATGGAGGAGATGAAACCAGAAAATATAGAGAAATATCTCAG GAATCTAACAACCCATCCCCACTTAGCCGGTACACCTGCAGATCTCCGGCAGGCCGAGCAACTCAAAGCATTCTGGGAAAGCGTTGGTTTCGACTCTGTGAAGATCACCCCATACGACGTCCTCCTGTCTTACCCAAACAAGACGATACCAAACAAAATCGTACTCCTAGATGAAAATGGAAAAGCGGTCCACACGTCGCAACTGAAGGAGAAGATCTTGGAGCCAGATCAGGATCAGAAAGATGTCGTACCGCCGTTTAATGCGTATTCTTATGCTGGAAATCCCTCG GGTGATCTTGTCTATGTCAATTACGGCAGATACGAGGATTTCAAATACTTGATGGAAACTGCTGCGATTGATGTAAAAGGGAAGATCGCCATTGCTCGCTACGGAAAGATATTTCGTGGGGACAAG GTGACATTTGCCGAGAAGTATGGTTGTATTGGCGTCATCCTGTACAGCGATCCTGATGATTACGCCCCTGCGACCGCGGGTGATGTCGCCGTCTATCCCAATGGGTGGTGGTTGCCAGGCACAGGCGTCCAGCGTGGCACACTGTTTCTTGATCGTGGTGACCCTTTAACCCCAGGGTACCCCTCAATTG ATAGTGCCTACAGACTCAGCATCAATGAGACGGGTATTCCAACGATACCTGTCCATCCCATCGGTTATGATGACGCGCGACAGTTCCTAAA ACATCTGGCAGGTAAAGAAGTCCCAGCAGATTGGAAAGGTACACTTAACGTCACCTACCGGTTTGGGCCTGGTTTCCAGAACCCAAAATGGAAAATTCAAGTTGACGTCTACTCAATCATGGAAAGAAGAACAACTTACAATGTCCTTGGGACCATTCGTGGGGCAATTGAGCCAGATCGCTATGTTTTGGTTGGTAACCATAGAGACGCCTGGGTATTTGGTGCTGCGGATCCGTCCAGTGGTACCGCTACCATGATGGAGATGAGCAGGGCGTTCGCACAAGTGGTGAAAAGTG GATGGCGGCCCCGGCGTAGTATTATCTTCTGTAGTTGGGGCGCTGAGGAACACGGGCTTGTCGGATCAACGGAGTGGGTGGAAGATTATGCCAAGAATCTTGCCGCACGGTCGGTGGCCTATCTGAACGTGGATATCGCAGTACAGG GCAACTACTCGTTCAGGGCCAAGTGTATCCCATCTCTCTATGACGCCCTCCTTCATGCTGCAAAAGTA ACGCCCAATCCAAATCCTGCTGAGGTTGCTGCTGGGAGGAAAACTGTTTATGATACATGGAGGGCGAGTTTCCCTGGTACAGGCGACAGGCCAag ACTTCTCAAACTTGGCAGTGGAAGTGACTTTGCACACTTTCTGTGCTTCCTTGGTATTCCTGGCATTGACCTCCGATACACATACGATGAG ataaaaTACAAAGTGTCTTCGTATCCTCTCTACCACACGGTGTACGAAACGTTCAGACtcatgaagaaattcattgacTCTGATTTTCAG TACCATTTAGCCGTGTCACGTAGTTGGGGAGAGATGGCTCGTAATCTGGCTGACTCACTCATTCTGCCGCTAAATTTCCGAGATTATGCAACAGAGTTGGAAGGTTATTTCAACGACTTCAGTAAGGCATACAAAGATTTACTGGACAGCCAAAAAATAAAATTAG AtgaattcaaatctgccataaACAATTTTACCAAAGCAGCAAATAACTTCCATAAACGAGTGGAGAAAATGGATCGAACAAA TCCATTTGACGTTCGTAAGGTCAATGACCAGATGTTACAGGTCGAGCGGGCGTTCATCAACCCAGAGGGGCTCCCTGGGAGACCTATTACGAG ACATGTGATATTTGCTCCGAGTAAAACCAATTCCTACGCAGGAGCTAGTTTCCCTGGCCTCGTCGACTCCTTGTTTGAAATCGATACGCATCCTGAACAGTGGAAGGTGTTCAAGAAACATTTATCGGTTGTGATACACCTGGTGCGCTCGGCTGCATCCATGCTTAATGATGTCGTGGAGTTTTATGTATAG